Proteins co-encoded in one Candida albicans SC5314 chromosome 3, complete sequence genomic window:
- a CDS encoding uncharacterized protein (Predicted methyltransferase; rat catheter biofilm induced), with protein MNKYISITRSLATAAKKSTTTTTTTTTTTTTTPINNSQPQFKVFDKSTKFLQRSKHAKLTPELSRKKDYLRDEIAIKTIERLAFITRPMDNLLDFGSNAGNFLNQLIKDSKIPSPPLDGKNDDMEVKLIEQLNKDKQIVRDKIKNLIMFDTSKDLLYRDVNETDQNGNFPGKITRCVGNDEETFNHEIFKTDNQYDAVISNLSLHWINDLPKVLTNIHRILKKDGFFMATLFGGDTLYELRTSLQLAELERKGGISPRVSPLIHLNDIGSLLTKAGFSMLTIDSEDIIVNGYPNIINVCEDLQIMGENNGLISRNYLDRDVLIAADQIYKSLHGDEHGLPATFSVIFFIGWKN; from the coding sequence atgaataaatatatatcaaTAACTAGAAGTCTAGCAACTGCTGCTAAAAAatcaaccaccaccaccaccaccaccactactactactactactactccTATCAACAATTCTCAACCACAATTTAAAGTTTTCGATAAATCAACGAAATTTTTACAACGATCAAAACATGCCAAATTAACTCCTGAATTATCACGTAAAAAAGATTATCTTCGTGATGAAATAGCCATTAAAACTATTGAAAGATTAGCATTTATAACTAGACCAATggataatttattagattttGGTAGTAATGCCGGgaattttttaaatcaattaattaaagattcaaaaattccatcaccaccactagATGGTAAGAATGATGATATGGAAgtgaaattaattgaacaattgaataaagataaacaaattgttcgtgataaaattaaaaatttaatcatGTTTGATACTTCTaaagatttattatatCGTGATGTCAATGAAACTGATCAAAATGGAAATTTTCCTGGCAAAATCACTCGATGTGTTGgtaatgatgaagaaacaTTTAATCATGAAATATTCAAAACTGATAATCAATATGATGCCGTTATATCTAATTTAAGTTTACATTGGATTAATGATTTACCTAAAGTCTTAACCAATATTCATcgaattttgaaaaaagatggATTTTTCATGGCAACTTTATTTGGTGGTGATACATTATATGAATTAAGAACTTCATTACAATTGGCAGAATTAGAACGTAAAGGTGGTATATCACCAAGAGTTAGTCctttaattcatttaaatgATATAGGGTCCTTATTAACTAAAGCAGGATTTTCTATGTTAACGATTGATTCTGAAGATATTATAGTTAATGGATATcctaatattattaatgtttgtgaagatttacaaattaTGGGTGAAAATAATGGATTAATAAGTCGAAATTATTTAGATAGAGATGTTTTAATTGCTGCtgatcaaatttataaaagtCTTCATGGTGATGAACATGGATTACCTGCTACTTTTtcagtaatttttttcattggttGGAAGAATTAA
- a CDS encoding uncharacterized protein (ZZ-type zinc finger protein; rat catheter and Spider biofilm induced) produces the protein MPSQNHNREVIIKLSITRTHTPPPDSTTTTPITSIEKTICVKRELFTKIKSKPALTEFLNKQLPGYLSNNDNYLVYTRKSKRNKDFVSLITQDDFKSLARSLKVKNHVKLNVIDTSTPPKVNNTNQDNKNNDNNINNNNNNINNNQQYGYNYTGTTYKSGKPPSIDFGNLRDALIDAAYDHFKEIFNEFSNGLKKEMASTTTTTTTTTATTSNTKESPPAPISTPAEPFVEEPKAETKTEIKTESKVEPEVEPEVEPEVEPEVETDSSPIHPNICCDVCHPYDFVPLKGIRYNCLVCSNFDLCSKCEAKQHIEKLQFGPHSYLHPMAKITYPTMTSTRGFGFGYTNHFSRASSNCGFASTGGIGGIGGGRDHPPHHHQQWTANDIVYDIPLKNCNADTKRKLEELLKSKGFEGFIKDVEHYISNSERYEKLCAMMDFEEEDEEVKYLILMSALEYANNEFNEEELIASFNQSTAGDNKSKEMTSSESSSAAPPPPQESESETETGVLNIEGDVIARPKNFGGNVSQIVSLQLINNTNETIQGGELLFEFFNQEQTIPVKVKNASDIKPGRVKYYHLGKLPEEFKKTDANNNVQLRITSPNAVLLGDYKFNTDSMLKLQIIAESKITTTLVVSGSTLQEEDSLVLQPNDEVQVTLVPKSNTLAQAIITNKSHKAIDCNNLKLEIINCFDKPVSSITIHKKHSIMPGKTAKFNFTLINTHTKYPFKFILQNDYNIASCDMNKDDMSGNLVFEENCPMEIDERETSATSSSSSSGTESIIDDNDNDNNKEVMGGTSGEFSSGSIHSIVLPSLPKESFIATSRYFDANSDVTNEQIVKDKEVSVNADANADVDSEASTDEDYDIISGAEEEDPVSDFEVLSAVSTNNQ, from the coding sequence ATGCCTTCTCAAAATCATAATCGTGAAGTTATTATTAAACTCTCTATCACTAGAACCCATACCCCTCCTCCTGattccaccaccaccacacCTATCACttctattgaaaaaacCATTTGTGTTAAAAGAGAATTATTCACTAAAATCAAATCGAAACCAGCTTTAACTGAATTcttaaataaacaattacCTGGTTATTTatctaataatgataattatcTTGTTTATACTCGTAAAtcgaaaagaaataaagattttgtttcattaattaCTCAAGACGATTTTAAATCCCTTGCCAGAAGCTTGAAAGTTAAGAATCATGTCAAATTAAATGTTATTGATACATCAACACCTCCTAAAGTGAATAATACTAACCAggacaacaaaaacaacgacaacaacatcaacaacaacaacaacaacatcaacaacaaccaacaataTGGTTATAATTATACTGGTACCACATACAAATCAGGCAAACCACCATCGATTGATTTTGGTAATTTACGTGATGCTTTGATTGATGCTGCATATGATCATTTTAAAGAAATCTTTAATGAATTCTCAAATGGATTGAAAAAGGAAATGgcttcaacaacaacaacaacaacaacaacaacagctaCTACCTCCAATACTAAAGAATCACCTCCAGCCCCTATTTCAACTCCAGCTGAACCTTTTGTTGAAGAACCTAAAGCTGAAACTAAAACTGAGATTAAAACTGAATCAAAGGTTGAACCTGAAGTTGAACCTGAAGTTGAACCTGAAGTTGAACCTGAAGTTGAAACTGATTCATCTCCAATTCATCCTAATATTTGTTGTGATGTCTGTCATCCTTATGATTTTGTCCCTCTTAAAGGTATTAGATATAATTGTCTTGTTTgttcaaattttgatttatgtTCAAAATGTGAAGCTAAACAACACATTGAAAAACTTCAATTTGGACCACATTCATATTTACATCCAATGGCTAAGATTACTTATCCAACCATGACCAGTACCAGaggttttggttttggttatACCAACCACTTTAGTAGAGCTAGCAGCAATTGTGGATTTGCTAGTACTGGTGGTATTGGTggtattggtggtggtcgCGACCACCCCCCccaccaccatcaacaATGGACAGCAAATGATATTGTCTATGATATCCCATTAAAGAATTGTAATGCTGATACTAAACGTAAATTggaagaattattaaaactGAAAGGTTTTGAAGGATTTATCAAAGATGTTGAACATTACATTTCCAATTCGGAACgttatgaaaaattatgtGCCATGATGGATTTTGAAGAAGAGGATGAAGAAGTTAAATATCTTATTTTAATGAGTGCTCTTGAATACGCCAACAATGAGTTTaacgaagaagaattaattgCTTCATTTAATCAATCTACTGCTGGTGATAATAAACTGAAAGAGATGACATCATcagaatcatcatcagcagcaccaccaccaccacaagaATCTGAGTCTGAAACTGAAACTGGTGTACTTAACATTGAAGGAGATGTTATTGCTAGACCTAAAAATTTCGGTGGTAATGTTTCtcaaattgtttctttacaattgattaacAATACCAATGAAACAATTCAAGGTggtgaattattatttgaatttttcaatcaagaaCAAACTATCCCGGTCAAAGTTAAAAATGCTAGTGACATTAAACCAGGGAGAGtcaaatattatcatttagGTAAACTCCCTgaagaattcaaaaagaCTGATGCCAATAATAACGTACAGTTGAGAATTACATCACCTAATGCAGTATTATTGGGtgattataaatttaatacTGATTCAATGTTAAAATTACAAATAATTGCTGAATCCAAAATAACCACTACTTTGGTTGTTAGTGGTTCAACTTTACAAGAAGAGGACTCATTAGTTTTACAACCAAATGATGAAGTCCAAGTCACTTTAGTTCCTAAATCAAATACTCTAGCTCAAGCCATCATTACTAATAAATCTCATAAGGCAATtgattgtaataatttaaaacttgaaattatcaattgttttgataaacCAGTTTCATCAATTACTATACATAAAAAACATAGTATTATGCCGGGGAAAACTGctaaatttaatttcacTTTAATCAACACTCATACAAAGTATCCatttaaattcattttgcAAAATGATTACAATATTGCTAGTTGTGATATGAATAAAGATGATATGTCAGGTAATTTAGTATTTGAAGAGAATTGTCCTATGGAGATTGATGAAAGAGAAACTAGTGccacttcttcttcttcttcttctggtACAGAATCGATTATTGATGACAacgataatgataataataaagaagtAATGGGTGGTACATCTGGTGAATTTTCTTCAGGttcaattcattcaattgttttgcCATCACTTCCAAAAGAAAGTTTTATTGCTACTTCACGTTATTTTGATGCTAATAGTGATGTGAcaaatgaacaaattgTTAAAGATAAGGAGGTTTCAGTGAATGCCGATGCCAATGCCGATGTCGATTCTGAGGCCAGTACTGATGAAGATTATGATATTATTAGTGGtgcagaagaagaagatccAGTATCTGATTTTGAAGTTTTATCAGCTGTCAGTactaataatcaataa
- a CDS encoding uncharacterized protein (Has domain(s) with predicted role in cell redox homeostasis), with translation MMKLLSIITTVLYFFTFLVSSYTTSNIIQANDNNLQSLIKTRGKFSFVDFYADWCRHCKKISPIIDELSELFIDYPEIQIIKINGDKDGKKMSKKYVDIGYPTLLFFYDDGRKIEFDGIRDLTSLSNFIQQLSGIRLNESKSTDNNEEEEEEKKKKKESSSSGSSSNVNDADEETNKLIELTPENFDEKVSQSPISIVSFGASWCKYCQELDTALDKLANEVYIRDSNNNNNNNKKKL, from the coding sequence ATGATGAAacttttatcaataataacaacagtGTTATATTTCTTCACATTCTTGGTATCATCATATACAACATCAAATATCATTCAAgcaaatgataataatttacaatcACTTATAAAAACTCGAGggaaattttcatttgttgatttttatGCTGATTGGTGTCGTCattgtaaaaaaatttcaccCATTATAGATGAATTAAgtgaattatttattgattatcctgagattcaaataattaaaattaatggTGATAAAGATGGGAAAAAAATGAGTAAAAAATATGTTGATATTGGATATCCgacattattatttttttatgaTGATGGGAggaaaattgaatttgatggAATTAGAGATTTGACTAGTTTAAGTaattttattcaacaattaagTGGGATTAGATTAAATGAAAGTAAATCAACTGATAACAatgaggaggaggaggaggagaagaaaaagaagaaagaaagtagtagtagtggtagtagtagtaatgTAAACGATGCAGATGAGGAAACgaacaaattgattgaattgacTCCggaaaattttgatgaaaaagtaTCACAATCACCAATATCTATTGTATCATTTGGAGCATCATGGTGTAAATATTGTCAAGAATTAGATACAGCATTAGATAAATTAGCCAATGAAGTATATATACGTGAtagtaacaacaacaacaacaacaacaaaaaaaaattatga
- a CDS encoding uncharacterized protein (Ortholog of S. cerevisiae Apd1; required for normal localization of actin patches and normal tolerance of sodium ions and hydrogen peroxide; Hap43-induced; Spider biofilm induced), with protein MNIVKNLFKGTTTNNLDKEIQQKGFEISQCSEICESCTSKFPKHLKFEGESEGTSLWNTTKPYGMHIIIATGKKDWSHDAINEDGKKKDTLKYKIGKWAENNTNSPLGTIKVNVSSMSSDELYINENYKLEKQGDLLILPYFLNIKGITIDEVDTYLNELESLLINSTNNNDSTIIIDEIITKLPKISPNLNQSFVFFCSHTTRDKRCGITAPIMKREIDNYLQELDLIRNFGDYRPNGIQTEFINHIGGHKYAANVIIYLKKSGKNIWLGLCKPNNIKPIVDECILGDGKVWPNKVRLLQKFDPIEW; from the coding sequence ATGAATATTGTTAAAAATCTATTTAAGGGAACTACTACAAATAATcttgataaagaaattcaacaaaaaggATTTGAAATCAGTCAATGTTCAGAAATTTGTGAATCATGTACTAGTAAATTCCCTAAacatttaaaatttgaagGTGAAAGTGAAGGTACATCACTTTGGAATACTACTAAACCTTATGGAATGCATATTATTATAGCTACGGGTAAAAAAGATTGGTCTCATGATGCCATTAATGAAGAtggtaaaaaaaaggatactttaaaatataaaattggTAAATGGGctgaaaataatacaaattcACCATTGGGGACTATAAAAGTTAATGTATCATCAATGAGTTCAGATGAATTAtatattaatgaaaattataaattagaaaaacaaggtgatttattaattctaccttattttttaaatatcAAGGGGATCACTattgatgaagttgatacctatttaaatgaattagaatcattattaatcaattctactaataataatgattctactattattattgatgaaatcaTTACCAAATTACCTAAAATATCAccaaatttaaatcaaagttttgtatttttttgttctcaTACAACAAGAGATAAACGATGTGGTATAACTGCTCCAATAATGAAACgagaaattgataattatttacaagaattggATTTAATAAGAAATTTTGGTGATTATCGACCAAATGGAATTCAAACagaatttattaatcatATAGGTGGTCATAAATACGCTGCTAATgtgattatttatttaaaaaaactggggaaaaatatttggttAGGTCTTTGTAaaccaaataatattaaaccaattgttgatgaatgTATTCTTGGTGATGGGAAAGTTTGGCCTAATAAAGTTAgattattacaaaaatttgatCCCATAGAATGGTAG
- the MSS4 gene encoding 1-phosphatidylinositol-4-phosphate 5-kinase (Phosphatidylinositol-4-phosphate 5-kinase; activity induced by phosphatidic acid (Pld1 product); macrophage/pseudohyphal-repressed; mRNA binds to She3, localized to yeast cell buds and hyphal tips; Hap43-induced; Spider biofilm induced) — translation MLSTISPSSSSAPHPPQDHFHNDSSKSGDKNSSLPAQFQTQPSDDELTIKLPLLTSENLLQRQEEEEQVQVQKGNPIVESSNNKNTTFTTTTNNNNNDNDNHRSPSTPTSFKGTRSETNSNYTHETTPSSLDHNDSKSTLPPSDTSYQFNLKINNPRSSFDIDPLHKPISNNHEQHHSGANHTIKSPQPVSQPTADPISIPQKTKTITSSTTTTTTETPKNIRRHTSPMPMPMLPRRSLDGHVGSSKLQKFTSRTDSAIALTRHSINIDRPTNRSTFGGTGSPRALPISSTHEIQRMRDSILLKRHMKKRPTEEDKVLVGNKISEGHENFVMAYNMLTGIRVAVSRCSGVMRKLTEEDFKATKKLSFNFDGSELTPSSKYDFKFKDYCPEVFRELRQIFGIDPADYLVSITGKYILSELGSPGKSGSFFYYSRDFRFIIKTIHHSEHKQLLRMLKDYHHHVKDNPNTLISQFYGLHRVKMPLFGGGSRKVHFVVMNNLFPPHRDIHLKYDLKGSTWGRNTTIFPGWDEKELSKHTLKDLNWLERHQKIQFGPEKRHIFFKQLEADVKLLQKVNVMDYSLLLGIHDVKKGNTADIEKQLSVFEPKSFDKRALINTNPRDLDRQQDLPNDVFPGRSKYVFYGHDGGIRATSEENIPTSEIYYLGIIDCLTNYSLKKRLETCWRSLSHPRNTISAVPAREYGDRFLEFIKKGTTQLKKKRN, via the coding sequence ATGTTATCTACAATTAgtccatcatcatcatcagcaCCACACCCACCTCAAGACCATTTCCATAATGATTCATCTAAAAGTGGTGATAAAAACTCATCTTTGCCTGCTCAATTTCAAACACAACCAtctgatgatgaattaactataaaattaccattattaaCCTCAGAAAATCTACTTCAGCGGcaagaggaagaagaacaagTACAAGTACAAAAAGGTAATCCAATCGTAGAATCAAGCAATAACAAGAATACCACcttcaccaccaccaccaacaacaacaacaatgacaATGACAATCATCGCTCTCCATCAACACCAACTTCTTTTAAAGGTACTAGATCagaaacaaattcaaattatacTCATGAAACGACTCCTTCATCACTTGATCACAATGATTCTAAATCAACATTACCCCCTTCTGATACTAGTTATCAATTCAATcttaaaataaataaccCTCGTTCATCATTTGATATTGACCCTTTACACAAACCAATTAGTAACAATCATGAACAACACCATTCAGGGGCTAACCATACTATCAAATCACCACAACCAGTATCACAACCAACTGCAGACCCTATTTCGATACctcaaaaaacaaaaactataacaagttcaacaacaacaacaacaacagaaaccCCGAAAAATATTCGAAGACACACTTCTCCTATGCCTATGCCTATGCTACCGAGAAGAAGTTTGGATGGTCACGTTGGATCAtcaaaattacaaaaattcaCTTCAAGAACTGATTCTGCCATTGCCTTGACTCGacattcaataaatatagATAGACCAACCAATAGAAGTACATTTGGTGGAACGGGTTCACCACGTGCTTTACCTATAAGTTCTACTCATGAAATTCAACGAATGAgagattcaattttattgaaaCGACATATGAAGAAAAGACcaactgaagaagataaagTGTTGGTGGGGAATAAAATCAGTGAAGGTCATGAAAATTTTGTCATGGCATATAATATGTTGACGGGTATAAGAGTGGCAGTTTCTAGATGTTCTGGAGTAATGAGAAAATTGactgaagaagattttAAAGCGactaaaaaattatcatttaattttgatgGTAGTGAATTAACTCCTAGTTCTAAAtatgattttaaatttaaagatTATTGTCCTGAAGTTTTCCGAGAATTGAGACAAATATTTGGTATTGATCCTGCTGATTATTTAGTATCAATTACTGGGAAATATATTTTGTCAGAATTAGGATCACCGGGGAAATCAGGgtcatttttttattattccaGAGATTTCcgttttattattaaaaccATTCATCATTCTGAACATAAACAATTGTTAAGAATGTTAAAAgattatcatcatcatgtTAAAGATAATCCTAATACATTAATATCACAATTTTATGGATTACATCGAGTGAAAATGCCATTATTTGGTGGTGGGAGTCGTAAAGTACATTTTGTGGTTATGAATAATTTATTCCCACCTCATCGTGATATTCATCTTAAATATGATTTAAAAGGATCAACTTGGGGTAGAAATACCACCATCTTTCCGGGATGggatgaaaaagaattatcaaaacatACATTAAAAGATCTTAATTGGTTAGAAAGAcatcaaaaaattcaatttggtCCCGAAAAACgacatatttttttcaaacaattagAAGCAGATgtgaaattattacaaaaagTCAATGTAATGGAttattctttattattaggaATTCATGATGTTAAAAAGGGAAATACTgctgatattgaaaaacaattatcaGTTTTTGAACCTAAATCTTTTGATAAACGTGCCCTTATAAATACTAATCCTAGAGATTTAGATCGTCAACAAGATTTACCTAATGATGTTTTCCCTGGTCGATCTAAATATGTATTTTATGGTCATGATGGAGGGATTCGTGCTACTAGTGAAGAAAATATCCCAACATCAGAGATATATTATCTTGgtattattgattgtttaacaaattattcattgaaaaaaagattagAAACATGTTGGAGAAGTTTAAGTCATCCAAGAAATACAATCCTGGCGGTTCCTGCTAGAGAATATGGTGATAGATTTCTTGAATTTATAAAGAAAGGTACAActcaattaaaaaagaagCGGAACtaa
- a CDS encoding uncharacterized protein (Ortholog(s) have role in inner mitochondrial membrane organization and integral component of mitochondrial inner membrane localization), protein MSLNQYIRPVRTKLSHISCIRNISITQSSINTTIKNDESISKTTTIPENIQQAKELAGYRALEIPEFKTLGSAEGTTATATGSSSSSSSSILSINVPPSVPVYIRRGSLLSIYGIQEISSIDSVRSQLQFPNFWKRLIYGGYVSGYQKLISTTPFSLLISSKSRSSGSGGGSGSGSGFEKSFVNLVLDGTTDWAILDKSALQVYTGNSLSITMHKLPKFISKKLSRSLKKDKKSKTNTNKLETGLFSWKKLGYTLLSGRGKVGLVGNGSSSGYGSSIYNINLNQNEEILINKNNLLGITVNGPYDLQNCIVKYEFPIINNANPTNTNINIKEPVTIVKPKLIQPTTWNLIVLKLKNFNNGFKKFFQIINKYTLGLKTTSYNYLAGNQDFIKVIGPRNLLLQSNTNKSHRGFNNIIPRNKPQAKVWPTNQTTTKVDESSSFSTPKDYLNHVTIEPGKGAVFKSTLDFSETVESIENKNKNKNKSK, encoded by the coding sequence ATGTCATTGAATCAATATATAAGACCAGTTAGAACAAAACTACTGCATATATCATGTATTAGAAACATATCAATTACTCAATCATCCATCAACACAACCattaaaaatgatgaaagtATTTCTAAAACCACCACTATTCCAgaaaatattcaacaaGCTAAAGAATTAGCAGGATATAGAGCTTTAGAAATACCTGAATTCAAAACTTTAGGTTCAGCAGAAGGTACCACGGCCACGGCCACAGgctcttcttcttcttcttcttcttcaattctATCGATTAATGTACCACCTTCAGTGCCAGTTTATATTAGACGAggatcattattatcaatttatggaattcaagaaatatcatcaattgattctgTTAGAAGTCAATTacaatttccaaatttttggAAACGATTAATTTATGGAGGTTATGTATCAGgttatcaaaaattgatttcaactactccattttcattattaattagTTCCAAATCGAGaagtagtggtagtggtggtggtagtggcaGTGGTAGTGGTTTTGAGAAACTGTTTGttaatttagttttggATGGGACTACTGATTGGGCAATTTTGGATAAATCGGCATTACAAGTATATACGGGGAATTCACTTTCTATAACCATGCATAAATTACCTAAATTTATATCGAAAAAATTATCTCGTTCATTGAAGAAGGACAAAAAGAGCAAGACTAACACTAACAAATTGGAGACGGGATTATTTTCATGGAAAAAATTGGGATATACTTTATTAAGTGGTAGAGGAAAAGTTGGACTTGTTGGTAATGGTTCAAGTTCAGGGTATGGatcatcaatttataatattaatttaaatcaaaatgaagaaattttaattaataaaaataatttattaggTATAACTGTTAATGGTCCTTatgatttacaaaattgtATTGTCAAATATGAATTCCCCATAATCAACAATGCCAACCccacaaacacaaacatcaacatcaaagAACCTGTGACTATTgtaaaaccaaaattaatTCAACCTACAACATGGAATTTAATtgtattgaaattgaaaaattttaataatggatttaaaaaatttttccaaattattaataaatatactTTAGGTTTAAAAACTACTAGTTATAATTATTTAGCAGGTAATCAAGATTTTATTAAAGTTATTGGTCCCAGAAATTTACTTTTACAATCaaatacaaacaaaagTCATCGTGggtttaataatataatcCCTAGAAATAAACCACAAGCAAAAGTTTGGCCAACCAATCAAACTACTACAAAAGTTGATGAATCTTCTAGTTTCTCTACTCCTAAAgattatttgaatcatGTTACTATTGAACCTGGTAAAGGTGCAGTGTTTAAAAGTACTTTAGATTTTTCAGAAACtgttgaatcaattgaaaacaagaacaagaacaagaacaagagtAAATAG